The nucleotide sequence CGCGCCGCCCGGTGCGCCGAGCCGCACGCCGTAGTTTGTTCAGCTTGTACATCAGGTAGCGGATGTTGATGTCGCTGAACGAGTAGCCGAGGAAGAGGAGCGACCCGCGCAACGTGTCGCCGCGCAGCTTGATGTCCAGCGCGGACTCGAACTCCAGGCGCTCGAAGTAGGACGACTCCGTCAGCACCAACGACGCGTCGTCGCTGAAGGTCCCGTGGAACTTGACGACGTGCGTCGCGTCGGCGGGGGCGCGGGCGATGTCGTCGATCCCGGCAATGGCATGGCAGCGCGACCCGTGCAATCCAAAGGCGCGCTCGATGATCTCGTCGTAGTTGGTCGTATAGATGAGCGGGAGCTTCATGTCGACGAGCGCCCGGTGCGAGCGCGAATCCCGGATGGTGTCGTCGGCCGGGTTGAAGGCGCGGTCCATGAGGCTGCGCAACGGCCCGATGCTCCCCTTCGAGGCTACGTAGTACTCCGCCAACTGCAAGTCGGTGCCGTTCAACTTGAAGACGTCGGGATCGTAGCCGAGCTGTTCGCCCACGAGCCCGATCAGGTTTCCCCAGTCGGGAAGGCCGAGCGGCCTGGACAGCCCCGAGCCCACGAAGGGAATCAGCCTGCCCGCGGCGCGCAGGTCGCGCAGCACATCGAGATGTTCTTCCGGTACGTGACTCATGAGGGTGCAGGGAGACATGAGGGGCGCGACGCGCCAACTTGGCACCTTGCCGAACAGTCGGCAACGCTGTCCTATGGCGCGCCCGTCCCGATCCACACACTGTCGAAGCCGTTCACGCCCACTGCGGAGCACGCCACTGTCCACGACCGACCTGCGAGAGGCGTTGGCCCAGGCGCACCCCACGGCCCATGCCTGGGCGCTGCGCTGCTGCCAGGGGAATCGCGGCGACGCAGAGGATGTGCTGCACACGACATACTGCAAGGTGCTGGACGGCAAGGCACGATTTGAGGGGAGGTCGAGCTTCAACACCTGGTTGTTTGGGGTGATTCGGCGCACGGCGCAGGAACAAGCACGCTGGCAATGGCTGAGCATGGCTCGCCTGGAGCGTTGGTGGCGCGACGCCCAGGGAGACGACGGCGCGGACATGTCGCCGGCGGAGGACCAGCGTATCGCCGGGTTGCAGGCGGCACTGGTCCGACTGTCCCGTCGGCAGCAGGAGGTGCTGCACCTGGTCTTCTACCAGGGGCTCACGATCCAGGAATCGGCCGACGTGATGGGGCTCCCGGTGGGGACGGCGCGCACGCACTACGAACGAGGGAAGGCGCGGTTGCGCCTCCTGTTGCAGAGAGAGGATGCATGACGCACGAGAAGAACCACCACGACCGCCAGGGACAGCAGCCGCGCGCTGCCGACGAGTTGCACCTGCGGGAGACGTTCGCCGCGATGCGCGAGCGGGATGCCGCCCGGGCGCCAGCGTTCCAGCGCGTCCTTCGCGGCGAAGTGCGGCGCGGTACCAACACGCCCCGACGCATCACCAGCCGCTGGATCCCGGCGTTGGCGTTAGGCGCGGCGGCCGTAGTCGCGGTGGCGATGGCGCTCTCGACCTGGCGCGGCACCAATGCCACCGCGACCATCGCAACGGCCGAGGCGCCCACCGTTATGCCCTCGCTCGCCTTCGTGCCCGGCTCGATGCGCGTCCCCACCGACTACTTCCTCGACCTCATCGTGGCGTCCGCGACCGACGAGATTCCCTCGATCGGCGAAATCGACTGGTACCCGCTGGTGCCGGCAGACGGCGGCAGCAGCGCCGAGCAACTAGATGGCAAGGCGCCCACCGCGCACGACTCGATGACCCACGGGGTCCCCAACGCTCGCAGGAGGAACTGACATGCCCCGCCGTGTGCCCACGCGTCTCATGCTCGCCGCCAGCATGGCGTTGCTCCTGGCGGCGGTGCTCGCCACGTCCGCGAGCGCGCAAGCCAAGTCCGACGACGCCTTCGCCAAGGCCTTCTTCGACCCGCAACTCGTGCTCAAGCACGCCAACGCGATCGGGCTCACTGCGCAGCAGCGCAAGGCGATCCTGGACGAGATGAAGGCGACGCAGGTTGCGCTCGTCCCGCTGCAGGTCGACATGGCCGATCCCGCGCTCGAACTGCAGGGGATCATCGAGGCGACGCGCGTCGACGAGGCCAAGGCGCTGGCCAGGATCGACCAGGTGCTCAAGATCGAGAACGAGGTCAAGAAGCGTCAGGCCATGTTCGTGATCCGGGTGAAGAACCTCCTCACGCCGGAGCAGCAGGCCCGGCTGCGCGCCATCCGCGAGGGTGGCGGCGAGGAAGACAACGATGGCGGCGACACCTTGCGCGCCCCGCTCCCCAACGACTGACAGCCAACGGAGACGACCATGTCCATGTCATCACGCCGCCGGCATGCGGCGCTCGCGACCGCGGCGCTCCTCCTCACCGCGTGCCAGGATGCAACGTCACCCGCCAACGGCGCCTTCGATGCCCCGCGACTGGTCGCCGGCGTCACCGCGGTCGAGAAGGTCGCCGCCTCGAGCGCCATCGGCTCGCTGACGCAGCTCGCGCGCTACGGCGGCGGCTCCGCGGTGGGTGCCTCCGTCGCCGCGGCGCGCGTTGCGTCTGGCGGTGACGCCCGATGGAGCGTCGGGCTCGCCGACGCCGTGTCGCGCCTGGCGACGCGCGCGCTCGATGCAGGGAGCGCCCTCATCCCCGTCATGCGCAGCAACGCGCTGGGCAAGGTCTACGTCTACGATGCCACTCTCGGGCGCTACGTGGCCTCGGCGCGCAGCGGGGCGCCGTCCAACGGGGCGCGCTTCATCCTCTACGCCGAATCGTCGAGCGGCGTGCCGATCACCGGACAGGAAACCGGCTACGCCGACCTCACCGACGAGAAGCGCGCGAGCGCCGGCGTTGCGGGGGTGAAGCTGGTCGTGGTCCTGGGCGGCGTGACCCGCGTGTCGTACGCCTTCGACCTGGCGATCGCCGGCGGGACGCCAAACTTCTCGCTGCAGGGGTTCCTCGTGGACGGCGCCGACCGTCTCGACTTCACGGTGGACGCCACCAGCGCACTGCTGGGGAACGGGACGGCCACCGTGAAGGCGCGGCTCGCGGCGCCGCAGCAGGGGTTCACCGTCAACGCCACGATCAAGGGGCGCCCGGATAGCCGGGACGGCGAGATCGACCTCACGATCGCCTCTGCCTCGGACGAGGTCGTCGTCGATGCCGCTACCGTCAACAATACCCTCGTCGCGACGTTCACGGTGAACGGGACGCTCCTGGCCAATGCCAAGGGGAACCCCGAGTCGCCGGAGATCACCGGCGCGAACGGTCGCACACTCAACGCCGACGAGCTGCGCGCGCTGCAGAAGATCGTCGAGATGGCGGGTGCGGTCTTCGACCTCGTGCAGAAGCTGGTCGAGCCAGCGGGGGCGATCCTCCTCGTCGCCCTCGGGCTGGGGCTGGGCGCCTAGCGAGATCGTTAGGCGAGGGGCGGTGCCTTCTTCGTTCTACCACCCACCGCCCCCGCCCCCGCCAGAACTCCCGCCGCCGCCGGAACTCCCGCCTCCCGAGCTGCTCGACGCCTTCGAGACCCCCGCGGCGACCGAGGAGGCGGCCGCGACCCACATCCCGCTCGACCCGCCGCCGGCGAAGCCGCCACCCCCGCCAAAGCCCGACCACGACGAGCCGCCTGACGAGCCCGTGCCTGACGAGCCGTCGCTCGACGTCCACGACGAGCCTGACGTTGCTC is from Gemmatimonadaceae bacterium and encodes:
- a CDS encoding SIR2 family protein, with the protein product MSHVPEEHLDVLRDLRAAGRLIPFVGSGLSRPLGLPDWGNLIGLVGEQLGYDPDVFKLNGTDLQLAEYYVASKGSIGPLRSLMDRAFNPADDTIRDSRSHRALVDMKLPLIYTTNYDEIIERAFGLHGSRCHAIAGIDDIARAPADATHVVKFHGTFSDDASLVLTESSYFERLEFESALDIKLRGDTLRGSLLFLGYSFSDINIRYLMYKLNKLRRAARRTGRRDVPAAFLTTFGTGEIQRTILAQWGVAVIELDTVDKSGSTAQFLEALT
- a CDS encoding RNA polymerase sigma factor gives rise to the protein MAQAHPTAHAWALRCCQGNRGDAEDVLHTTYCKVLDGKARFEGRSSFNTWLFGVIRRTAQEQARWQWLSMARLERWWRDAQGDDGADMSPAEDQRIAGLQAALVRLSRRQQEVLHLVFYQGLTIQESADVMGLPVGTARTHYERGKARLRLLLQREDA